A section of the Naumovozyma dairenensis CBS 421 chromosome 5, complete genome genome encodes:
- the RIC1 gene encoding Ric1p (similar to Saccharomyces cerevisiae RIC1 (YLR039C); ancestral locus Anc_2.402), whose protein sequence is MHLWPFSPPQLLKVSPRSTALSNEQINDNEIKQCLTLPQSNVTIFLHPCRVQIYNFKPFALVASHERTQKSIDEFGQNKFMVSSTSFSHPIKGLMNEEETINITASLQRKSIVYVITEKNYILIYQILKNSSNVTIFQDYGILDLGSSFSKEPLSNEFAISQDSNDDGNDDTDDDTLTVYDKNNTSKIIQNGYIVSKAKGFLNFLTNTQDDLAELPVKRLELRLKVVLKFDYEILDVVGFKRFAKIGDGKFEENLLILFPHGLQILNLIDFKLNKSHLINIKDSKRICILQNQLFVIAEDKEKNKITIHEIDAENQKTEEITIDGTSKPFKSCFTFNKRIVFIHENIVRFYDPIKKKLSHSWNTSTKNNICKPLNDDVLLVISEENNFYVFTKFGNQLVSYEKTHESDKQPALNYSDFSFCNKTLITTSKNGDYKIWPYWEESKQPFSDFRTTKPYILHNNKNEILLYSPTNESTSNKDIFQSIRLPTKTINNYYPLVRLNSTSKLLSTFIANKNLLLIYNTDTNNWYNFPHVTILDMQWLGHTYLVCYAQKEDGSRSIQCLNFPLQNLGNREFSDLIIWEYDLTEDMNVISIHVNSLFKYKLLKLKNKDEKNSTTPNEVFFKTAEIILITNHELIVLDVISTIHLSGINIIKKLHQFARVTLPEDIDGRDIKWVTNYRDGLLFLSDDKIFKIEKIASEEWLSVMLLEKVERIIDVLREEIYLIHENKYTIYRLDDLWDDKEPILTIPVEENSYIISASPGTATAYTLECVFTEGSSRLVVKHDIYLDKVICAKIEQEVDPEEITIEFRQLKHYNFALEKILSSKMLSDDPLDKIIALIKYSDEFGDPTKHTNLLEIVSNCLRKIETKYWNKLFTSLQMTPRDLLGYCIDGNESRILGILFLVFLNYDETDLVQDLKKNASTSGTETIPEDETVTQYKTDNSVVSLVKDEELMLQILRVLVTSAATATDATKAVDAWDMCFQLARLMKELDKENNTQLVQDAMKMFQ, encoded by the coding sequence TGTCCCCTAGATCAACAGCACTCTCCAACGAACAGATTAAcgataatgaaataaaacaatGTCTCACATTACCTCAATCTAACGTAACAATTTTTCTACATCCATGTAGAGTTCAAATTTACAATTTCAAACCATTCGCCTTGGTAGCATCCCATGAAAGAACTCAAAAATCAATAGATGAATTTGGTCAGAATAAATTCATGGTAAGTTCAACATCCTTCTCACACCCAATCAAAGGATTAATGAATGAGGAAGAAACTATAAATATAACTGCTTCGTTACAAAGGAAATCTATAGTCTATGTGATTACTGAAAAGAACTACattctaatttatcaaatcttgaaaaattcatctAATGTAACCATCTTCCAAGACTATGGTATTCTTGATTTAGGTTCCAGTTTTTCTAAGGAACCATTGAGCAACGAATTTGCTATCAGCCAAGATagtaatgatgatggtaatgatgataCAGATGATGATACGTTGACCGTTTATGATAAAAACAACACTTCAAAGATTATCCAAAATGGGTATATTGTATCTAAGGCTAAGggatttttgaattttcttaCCAATACTCAAGACGATTTAGCTGAATTACCAGTGAAAAGATTGGAACTTCGTTTGAAAGTGGTATTGAAGTTTGATTATGAAATTTTAGATGTGGTTGGCTTCAAGAGATTTGCCAAAATCGGAGATGggaaatttgaagaaaatttactTATATTGTTCCCTCATGGATTGCAAATCCTTAATCTAATagatttcaaattaaataaGAGTCACcttataaatattaaagaCTCTAAAAGGATTTgtattttacaaaatcaaTTGTTTGTAATTGCTGAAGacaaagagaaaaataaaattaccatacatgaaattgatgcagaaaatcaaaaaacaGAAGAAATAACCATCGATGGTACTTCAAAACCATTTAAGTCATGCTTTACATTTAATAAGAGAATTGTTTTCATACACGAGAATATTGTCAGATTTTATGATCCtatcaagaagaaactcTCTCATTCATGGAATACCTCAAcgaagaataatatttgtaaacctttgaatgatgatgtACTCTTGGTAATTTcagaagaaaacaatttcTACGTATTTACAAAGTTTGGTAACCAATTAGTTTCATATGAGAAAACCCATGAATCAGATAAACAACCTGCACTTAATTATTcagatttttcattttgcAATAAAACATTAATAACCACATCAAAGAATGGAGATTATAAAATATGGCCATATTGGGAAGAATCCAAACAGCCATTTTCTGATTTCCGTACCACAAAACCATACATTTtgcataataataaaaatgaaatattattatattccCCAACAAATGAATCTACatcaaataaagatattttccaatctaTACGGTTACCgacaaaaacaataaataacTACTACCCTCTAGTTAGACTTAATTCCACATCAAAACTTTTGTCCACATTTATTGCGAATAAGAATTTATtgttaatatataataccGACACCAATAATTGGTATAATTTCCCACATGTTACGATCCTAGATATGCAATGGTTGGGCCATACATATTTAGTTTGCTATGCACAGAAAGAAGATGGATCGAGATCAATTCAATGTTTAAATTTTCCCTTACAAAACTTAGGAAACCGTGAATTTTCTGATTTAATTATTTGGGAATATGATTTAACTGAAGACATGAACGTTATTAGTATCCATGTGAACAGTTTGTTTAAATATAAgctattgaaattgaagaataaagatgaaaaaaacTCTACTACACCAAATGAAGTTTTTTTCAAGACTGCTGAAATTATACTGATTACTAATCACGAACTTATTGTACTTGATGTTATATCTACAATCCATTTATCTGgaatcaatatcattaagaAATTGCATCAATTTGCTAGAGTGACTCTTCCTGAAGATATCGATGGAAGAGATATCAAATGGGTCACGAATTATAGAGatggattattatttttgtcAGATGATAAGATATTTAAGATTGAGAAAATAGCTAGTGAGGAATGGCTATCTGTAATGTTACTGGAGAAGGTGGAAAGAATAATCGATGTTCTTCGAGAAGAGATTTATCTAATCCATGAgaataaatatactatCTATAGATTAGATGATTTATGGGATGATAAAGAACCAATATTGACAATTCCAGTGGAAGAAAATTCATATATTATATCTGCCTCCCCAGGAACAGCAACAGCTTATACATTGGAATGTGTCTTCACAGAGGGTTCATCTAGATTAGTAGTGAAACATGACATTTATTTGGATAAAGTTATATGTGCAAAGATAGAGCAAGAGGTAGATCCGGAGGAAATTACAATTGAGTTCCGTCAATTGAAACATTACAATTTTGCCCTAGAGAAAATCCTATCCTCTAAAATGCTATCGGATGATCCGTTGGATAAGATAATAGCGCTGATAAAATACAGTGATGAATTCGGTGATCCTACCAAACATACCAACTTGCTTGAGATTGTAAGCAACTGTTTAAGGAAGATTGAGACAAAGTACTGGAATAAACTATTTACCAGCTTGCAAATGACCCCTAGGGACCTATTAGGATATTGCATTGATGGTAATGAATCCAGGATATTGgggatattatttttggtGTTTCTAAATTATGATGAAACGGATCTTGTAcaagatttgaagaaaaatgctTCTACTTCAGGAACCGAAACAATTCCTGAAGATGAAACCGTTACACAGTACAAAACAGATAATTCTGTAGTTAGTCTAGTGAAAGATGAAGAACTAATGTTACAAATACTTCGTGTATTAGTTACTAGTGCCGCAACAGCAACGGATGCAACAAAGGCTGTCGACGCGTGGGATATGTGTTTCCAGTTAGCCAGACTAATGAAAGAACTAGATAAAGAGAATAATACTCAATTAGTTCAAGACGCTATGAAAATGTTCCAGTGA
- the COX12 gene encoding cytochrome c oxidase subunit VIb (similar to Saccharomyces cerevisiae COX12 (YLR038C); ancestral locus Anc_2.403): MSEVEDIQEFNKEDESPLHTVGFDPRFPQQNQTRHCWQAYVDYHKCINIKGEEFAPCKVFWKTYQSLCPVDWIEKWDEQREKGIFAGDINP, translated from the coding sequence ATGTCCGAAGTGGAAGACATACAAGAATTCAATAAGGAAGACGAATCTCCGTTACATACAGTTGGTTTTGATCCAAGATTTCCTCAACAGAATCAAACTAGACATTGCTGGCAAGCGTACGTGGATTATCACAAATGTATCAATATAAAAGGTGAAGAATTTGCTCCATGTAAAGTGTTCTGGAAAACTTATCAATCTTTATGCCCAGTGGattggattgaaaaatgggATGAACAAAGGGAAAAAGGTATCTTTGCCGGTGATATTAACCCATGA
- the MLH2 gene encoding mismatch repair protein MLH2 (similar to Saccharomyces cerevisiae MLH2 (YLR035C); ancestral locus Anc_2.405): MAIKEISTNSKWKIVSSSFILGPTSVVHELLDNSVDSGATTIYIDVDSKTGGCEYISVKDNGSGVEKDDRSVMCLNHTTSKIENFEDLSNLSSLGFRGEALFMIANLCTDKGSMEIATRTENEPIGEKWFVQKNGSILNDKRYKTSYGTGTTITVRKLLGGLRARYIDMSEKSRKSIDEIKQMINHYSLNYRSIRFCFSLVSLDKNGKITQKQLQQSMDIKLSKVRALSFLLKLRKPIATNFIGFDKLEVNDKVSLEVILPTMRPESDIINVKKPLRFLSLNNRAMSLQLEIGHSINKLLNSLYKSFQMLNPIVWYINLNCDPKLIDFNIEPEKNDALFKDFDFILEQIKACLKEFIMDKLDIGEEEDRSLEFRNTKPLPETETGSQAIPIDISEPEKTTNRNISRHSPVFNEQSITMVDHIIDNEAEPHAFGKQIESRSGSGGSLSEITVIDAIETGVPNARINGRSITNGSMISEEGNWSHNLHDEPLSEDQDPRLDAQNKGSSSSLTYNYQETELTNEDLELSKDASLSNPFIIAKMKNIGKKQNPKNKLNSISSFNVNSLPEKPTTMINKDVQLKKLREVNGNGPNPSQKSLSQSVFNLDDTRIFKRQADGIEEHTEQENSITKRYRLADKLDTNVTGKRIGKTETQKVKVVATKKKHRNKKLSMFSEFTNSYSIRILYKSLNMMELSKVSKEAERILTAHEDERPSKMLLAQLRDTNKTIGKKYNLKRSNRGWYIYGTGPP; this comes from the coding sequence ATGgcaattaaagaaatatcaacaaattcaaaatggaaaattgTTTCAAGTTCCTTTATATTAGGCCCAACTTCTGTTGTTCATGAATTACTAGATAATAGTGTAGATTCCGGTGCTACAACCATATACATAGATGTAGATTCAAAAACTGGAGGTTGTGAATATATTTCAGTGAAAGATAACGGTTCTGGTGTAGAGAAAGATGATAGATCTGTAATGTGTCTAAATCATACTACttccaaaattgaaaattttgaggatctttcaaatttatctAGTTTGGGATTCAGAGGGGAAGCATTGTTTATGATTGCTAATTTATGTACAGATAAAGGTTCTATGGAAATTGCAACAAGAACTGAAAATGAGCCTATAGGAGAGAAATGGTTTgttcaaaaaaatggatCTATTCTTAATGATAAAAGGTATAAGACATCCTATGGTACTGGTACTACAATTACGGTAAGGAAGCTTCTAGGTGGATTGAGAGCAAGATACATTGATATGTCAGAAAAATCAAGGAAAAGTAtagatgaaattaaacaaatgataaatcattattctttaaattatAGGTCAATCAGATTTTGCTTTTCATTAGTATCATTAGACAAGAATGGTAAAATAACCCAGAAACAGTTACAACAATCAATGGATATAAAACTTTCCAAAGTAAGAGCATTATCTTTCTTATTGAAACTGCGGAAACCAATAGCAACTAATTTCATAGGCTTTGACAAACTTGAAGTAAATGACAAGGTTAGTCTCGAGGTAATACTCCCGACGATGAGACCAGAATCTGATATTATAAATGTGAAAAAGCCGTTAAGGTTCCTTTCGTTAAATAATAGAGCAATGTCTCTTCAATTAGAAATTGGTCATTCCATCAATAAATTGCTTAATTCATTATAcaaaagttttcaaatgttAAATCCCATAGTTTGGTATATCAATCTAAATTGTGACCCCAAGTTAATTGACTTCAATATTGAGCCTGAAAAGAATGATGCtttattcaaagattttgattttataTTAGAACAAATAAAGGCATGTCTAAAGGAATTTATCATGGATAAATTAGATATTGGGGAAGAGGAGGATAGATCACTAGAATTCAGAAATACAAAACCATTACCAGAAACAGAAACTGGTTCGCAAGCCATACCAATTGATATATCAGAACCGGAAAAAACCACaaatagaaatatatcTCGACATTCTCCAGTTTTTAATGAACAAAGTATAACAATGGTAGACCATATAATAGATAATGAAGCCGAACCTCATGCCTTTGGAAAACAAATTGAAAGCAGATCCGGTTCGGGTGGAAGTTTATCTGAAATAACTGTCATTGATGCAATTGAGACCGGAGTGCCGAATGCAAGAATAAATGGAAGATCTATTACAAATGGGTCCATGATTTCAGAAGAAGGTAACTGGTCACATAATCTACATGATGAACCACTTTCAGAAGACCAAGATCCTAGATTAGATGCCCAGAATAAAGGGTCTTCTTCGTCGTTAACGTATAATTATCAAGAGACCGAATTGACCAATGAGGATTTAGAGTTATCTAAGGACGCATCTCTGTCGAATCCATTTATTATAGcgaagatgaaaaatattggtAAAAAACAGAATCCTAAAAACAAATTGAATTCCATTTCCAGTTTCAATGTCAATTCGTTACCAGAGAAGCCAACAACAATGATCAATAAAGATGTACAActtaaaaaattaagagaAGTCAATGGGAATGGACCAAATCCATCACAAAAGTCTCTCTCTCAAAGTGTTTTTAATTTAGATGATACAAGAATCTTTAAGAGACAAGCAGATGGAATAGAAGAGCATacagaacaagaaaatagTATAACGAAACGCTATCGCTTAGCGGATAAATTGGATACTAATGTAACGGGAAAACGTATAGGGAAAACTGAAACTCAAAAGGTGAAAGTGGTGGCCACTAAAAAAAAGCATCGGAATAAAAAACTGTCTATGTTTTCAGAATTTACAAATAGTTATTCTATCCGTATTCTTTATAAAAGCTTGAATATGATGGAATTATCGAAAGTATCCAAGGAGGCAGAAAGAATATTGACGGCACATGAAGATGAGAGGCCGTCTAAGATGTTGCTAGCTCAACTTCGAGATACTAATAAAACCATAGGAAAAAAGTATAATTTGAAGAGATCTAACCGAGGCTGGTACATTTATGGCACGGGGCCCCCATGA
- the SMF3 gene encoding putative divalent metal ion transporter SMF3 (similar to Saccharomyces cerevisiae SMF3 (YLR034C); ancestral locus Anc_2.407) translates to MSSSMDVLRKFAKFVGPGIMVSVAYMDPGNYSTSVSGGAQYKYKLLFSIFISNLFAIVLQCLCVKLGTVTGYDLAENCRRNLPRKINLTLYFFAELAIIATDLAEVVGTAIALQILFGIPLTWGVILTVLDVLVILLFYKPEEQSMKRVRLFELFVGTLVIATCFCFLLELFKINIPHKKTLFEGFLPSKVIFEDKQALYISLGILGATVMPHSLYLGSSLVKPRLQEHDMKKYGKVEARPSLSAIKYSLNYAYAELIISLFLIATFVNSAILIVAGASLFGQPDAADADLLSIYELLVHYISPAAGLIFALAMLCSGQSAGIICTMAGQIVSEGFLEWSLPPWATRLCTRLIAIIPCLFVTLTMGERGISDILNLSQVVLSLILPIVSAPLIYFTACRKLMTVPDVYGENNGTLENNDAVIDEHTPLTLERKKLEADFTNSRWLTWLAVLIWATIGGLNCYLVGSFLMGADVHF, encoded by the coding sequence ATGTCATCCTCAATGGACGTGCTGCGAAAATTTGCTAAATTCGTTGGCCCAGGGATTATGGTCTCAGTGGCATACATGGATCCAGGGAATTACTCAACAAGTGTTTCCGGTGGTGCtcaatataaatataaattacTATTTTCCATATTcatatcaaatttattcgCTATCGTTTTACAATGTCTATGTGTCAAATTAGGAACCGTAACAGGTTACGACTTGGCTGAAAACTGTCGTCGTAATTTaccaagaaaaattaatctcactttatatttctttgctGAATTGGCTATCATCGCTACAGATCTAGCAGAAGTAGTAGGAACTGCTATTGCTTTACAGATCTTATTCGGTATTCCCTTAACATGGGGTGTCATTCTAACTGTCCTAGATGTCCTCGTGATATTACTATTTTATAAACCAGAGGAACAATCTATGAAAAGAGTTAGACTATTTGAACTATTCGTTGGTACCCTTGTCATCGCTACATGCTTCTGCTTCTTACtagaattatttaaaatcaaCATTCCTCATAAGAAAACTTTATTCGAAGGATTTTTACCATCTAAGGTCATCTTTGAAGACAAACAAGCGTTATACATTTCATTAGGTATTCTAGGTGCTACAGTTATGCCACATTCACTTTATTTGGGTTCATCTTTAGTTAAACCAAGATTACAAGAACACgatatgaagaaatatgGTAAAGTTGAAGCTCGTCCAAGTTTGAGTGCTATCAAATACAGTTTAAATTATGCTTATGCTGAATTAATcatttctcttttcttaATCGCCACATTCGTTAATTCAGCAATTTTGATCGTAGCAGGTGCATCTTTATTTGGACAACCAGACGCCGCTGATGCTGATTTGTTATCAATTTACGAATTATTGGTACATTACATTTCACCTGCTGCAGGCTTAATCTTTGCATTAGCAATGTTATGTTCTGGCCAATCTGCCGGTATCATTTGTACAATGGCAGGTCAAATCGTTTCTGAAGGTTTCCTTGAATGGTCATTACCCCCATGGGCAACGAGATTATGTACAAGATTAATCGCCATTATCCCATGTTTGTTCGTCACACTAACTATGGGTGAACGTGGTATTTCTGATATCTTAAACCTTTCTCAAGTCGTATTGTCATTGATTTTACCAATCGTCTCTGCTCcattaatttatttcaCAGCTTGTAGAAAATTAATGACTGTGCCAGATGTTTATGgtgaaaataatggaacTTTAGAGAATAACGATGCAGTTATTGATGAACATACACCATTAACTTTGGAACGTAAGAAACTAGAAGCTGATTTCACAAATAGTCGCTGGCTAACGTGGTTAGCTGTTTTAATTTGGGCTACCATTGGTGGTTTGAATTGTTACTTGGTAGGATCTTTCCTAATGGGTGCCGACGTTCATTTctaa